The Argopecten irradians isolate NY chromosome 6, Ai_NY, whole genome shotgun sequence genome has a window encoding:
- the LOC138325807 gene encoding uncharacterized protein, producing MSSFRQAFEALEPTYKDCFHLYQKVLSFISGQDSIFNTITLTMLKNQINDHSVNTIKEAIQKRMSDLKPADVLCSPQSVEGGLGGRSNHTPNNETKHSDGQVTRGYQGKVTNQTGSEDFANNSSRMVTGVGGPQCRSSHPARSEDEEAHNYDSLLSGVEGPLGGRSPQDEANNSDSLLSGVEGPLGGPSPQDEANNSDSLLSGVEGPLGGPSPQDEANNFDSLLTNLGDRPDIYSPQPLGSDNQGSVRTATDGDSAFDNSSDVTFSFDSARNRQLRKPLPSISRKLRVLIAGDINVGKTSVMNLFLGDNYLPAYSGKCTTVPCEVHNSTHRFVRVYYKDKTMPYTDIPLAYNKSDQKWQDIGMIVHEGTYDGNDVRRLLLFWPLQFVDDQASTNESGHESGFGSLNDTVRDPGETTPKTVADDDPHQTRLKQIVNASDTTSLPIVFLDLPGVSDNESGVDTVLENIPDFHLFIFVLDIGGEPVRKTFENMLENVKEKITKHGIDFNPESALFLLNRSDQYHRGPNAKRIEQMVLSAIKPQWPNVEEEQLFRLSCTKIQCAEERKERFLEKVCKFLENANRMNLEEHFLWLINLLDAIQKFFEKDDTWVAYEKCLAQIKEFAKGDNDFLDEELHLLDRRESSFCKGILAKAKDSEEKLRNYIKEQTSNNIVNFGAKLKEVMRSEKVDAMRKDFDLTVKTLLKTHRERLKQNVKLVEYLEKQNKKTVDMNDVLNAIATLVSIPFASVALLGRSVSEEIEMVVSDPKEKKISRRTQCFLQEAEAAIQAEIEFIDSQQYIRHELLSFKSMQNKENDKPDLTDLHETLRLLWKIYTQNVLKHDFTYDDVRNVVDDIDLRTVSTVRVTRKSGPEIFVRKCLKSELVNDESTSASLPRNFNMYRELVVMRSLYRKNSENCIRFCGSACWTEGTEYILAVLMEKSGKSLSHLIKNYPNPNLSSQRRIALAFGAAKGLNCLHQSGYIHRQVRPRHFLISLGQNDNEKDSVKICDFSHTHEDETPARTDKAYYAPEIFRQGAKHSMTSDVYSLGLVFWELCLWRKIKCMPGEPPSIREVPSGEFKTVLKACLDVKPERRPTTHMVVRTLSRLVGSN from the exons ATGTCGAGTTTTCGGCAGGCTTTCGAGGCTTTGGAGCCAACATACAAGGATTGTTTTCACCTGTATCAGAAAGTGTTGTCCTTCATCTCAGGTCAAGATTCCATATTCAATACCATTACACTAACAATGCTGAAAAATCAAATTAACGATCACAGTGTCAACACTATAAAAGAAGCAATACAGAAAAGAATGTCAGATTTAAAACCAGCGGACGTGTTGTGTTCCCCACAGAGTGTGGAAGGAGGTCTTGGAGGCCGTTCTAACCACACACCTAATAACGAGACTAAACACTCCGATGGGCAGGTCACAAGGGGATATCAGGGCAAAGTCACCAATCAAACGGGATCTGAAGATTTTGCAAACAACTCCAGCAGAATGGTGACAGGTGTGGGAGGTCCTCAATGCAGATCTTCACACCCAGCGAGATCGGAAGATGAGGAAGCTCATAACTACGACAGTCTTTTGAGTGGTGTCGAGGGCCCGCTGGGTGGACGTTCACCTCAAGATGAGgcaaataattctgacagtctTTTGAGTGGTGTCGAGGGCCCGCTGGGCGGACCTTCACCTCAAGATGAGGCAAATAACTCTGACAGTCTTTTGAGTGGTGTCGAGGGCCCGCTGGGCGGACCTTCACCTCAGGATGAGGCAAATAACTTTGACAGTCTGCTGACAAACTTAGGGGATCGTCCAGACATATATTCACCACAACCATTAGGATCAGATAATCAAGGTTCAGTAAGGACGGCCACTGATGGTGACTCTGCTTTCGACAATAGTTCTGATGTCACATTTTCCTTTGATTCTGCCAGAAATAGACAGTTGCGAAAGCCATTGCCCTCGATTTCAAGGAAACTTCGTGTGCTCATTGCAG GTGATATCAACGTTGGTAAAACCAGCGTTATGAACCTGTTTCTTGGGGATAACTACCTTCCGGCTTACAGTGGCAAGTGTACAACTGTTCCGTGTGAAGTTCACAACAGTACACACCGTTTTGTTAGAGTTTATTACAAAGATAAAACAATGCCATACACCGACATACCGCTAGCTTACAACAAATCTGATCAAAAATGGCAAGATATTGGAATGATAGTTCACGAAGGAACGTATGATGGGAACGATGTACGAAGACTTCTGCTGTTCTGGCCGTTGCAGTTCGTTGAT GATCAAGCGTCTACCAACGAGTCCGGACATGAATCAGGATTt gGTAGCCTGAATGACACT GTAAGAGACCCCGGTGAAACAACACCAAAGACAGTTGCTGATGAT GATCCACATCAAACACGTTTAAAACAGATAGTCAACGCT AGCGACACTACGTCCTTGCCGATAGTGTTTCTGGATCTCCCTGGCGTCTCGGATAACGAATCCGGAGTAGACACCGTCCTGGAAAATATCCCGGATTTTCACCTTTTCATCTTTGTTCTAGACATTGGAGGTGAACCTGTCAGAAAAACG tTCGAAAACATGTTGGAGAATGTGAAAGAAAAGATCACTAAGCATGGTATCGATTTCAACCCAGAGAGTGCTCTTTTCCTCCTTAACCGTTCGGACCAGTACCACAGGGGTCCTAATGCGAAAAGAATAGAACAAATGGTTCTCTCAGCAATTAAGCCACAGTGGCCAAACGTCGAAGAAGAGCAACTGTTTCGCCTCTCTTGTACAAAG aTACAGTGTGCAGAAGAGAGAAAAGAACGCTTTCTGGAAAAAGTTTGTAAATTCTTAGAAAATGCAAATAGAATGAACTTAGAAGAACATTTTCT ATGGCTCATAAACTTGTTAGATGCCATTCAGAAGTTCTTCGAAAAAGATGACACCTGGGTAGCATATGAAAAGTGCCTTGCGCAAATAAAAGAATTTGCAAAAGGAGACAACGATTTCCTGGATGAAGAGCTGCATCTTTTAGACAGAAGAGAATCTTCGTTTTGTAAAGGTATATTGGCAAAAGCAAAGGATAGCgaagaaaaacttcgaaactACATCAAAGAGCAAACTAGTAATAATATAGTCAATTTCGGTGCAAAGCTTAAAGAAGTGATGCGGAGCGAAAAAGTTGACGCAATGAGGAAAGACTTTGATTTAACAGTAAAAACTCTACTTAAAACACACAGGGAAAGATTGAAACAAAATGTGAAGTTAGTGGAATATCTggagaaacaaaataaaaagacagTGGACATGAATGACGTACTGAATGCTATAGCGACTCTTGTCAGTATACCGTTTGCTTCAGTTGCTCTTTTAGGCCGAAGTGTGAGCGAAGAAATTGAAATGGTTGTTTCTGAcccaaaagaaaaaaagatatcAAGACGAACACAGTGCTTTCTTCAGGAAGCTGAGGCGGCGATTCAAGCTGAAATAGAATTCATTGACTCGCAACAGTATATAAGACATGAACTTCTATCATTTAAAAGTATGcaaaacaaagaaaatgatAAACCCGATCTGACAGATCTACATGAAACTTTAAGATTGCTTTGGAAAATCTacactcagaatgtactgaagcaCGACTTCACATACGATGATGTGAGAAATGTTGTTGATGATATAGATTTGAGAACCGTATCTACTGTAAGGGTTACAAGAAAATCCGGCCCTGAGATTTTCGTCAGGAAATGCTTGAAATCAGAACTAGTCAACGATGAATCCACAAGTGCTTCCCTTCCAAGAAACTTCAACATGTACCGAGAACTTGTAGTGATGAG ATCTTTGTATAGAAAGAACAGCGAGAACTGCATAAGATTTTGTGGATCTGCTTGCTGGACAGAAGGAACGGAGTATATCCTAGCTGTTTTAATGGAAAAATCTGGCAAGAGTTTAAGTCATCTAATCAAAAATTATCCAAACCCCAATTTAAGTAGTCAAAGGCGAATCGCGCTTGCCTTTGGTGCTGCTAAAGGCTTAAACTGTCTCCATCAAAGCGGCTACATCCACCGACAGGTCCGACCTCGTCATTTTTTG ATTTCTTTGGGCCAAAATGACAATGAAAAAGACAGTGTGAAAATCTGTGATTTTTCACACACGCACGAAGACGAAACGCCAGCTCGAACAGACAAAGCGTATTATGCTCCTGAAATTTTCCGACAAGGAGCCAAACATAGTATGACGTCAGACGTGTACAGCCTCGGTCTGGTGTTCTGGGAACTTTGCTTATGGAGGAAGATCAAATGCATGCCGGGTGAACCGCCATCGATTCGAGAGGTACCATCTGGAGAGTTCAAAACAGTTCTCAAAGCTTGCTTAGACGTTAAACCTGAAAGGAGACCAACTACTCATATGGTTGTTCGAACTCTCAGTAGGCTTGTAGGTTCAAATTGA
- the LOC138325806 gene encoding uncharacterized protein, translated as MDLPGLLDHGTAQVLECIPEYRNFIIVIDCSTEIKHTLTDLLRDIQDNICKHGGIFNPTSVLFLLNRMDLLDADPSKVPRETEILKIIQTIWPVVIASQLHMVSCRKMLKGKGHLGGFKDTICNFIELTNRRNLEEHCYWLTKLLEGIAAYFGTGYNWLSFDKCLEGIKEHADHDYKCLQKEIERLLNGKSQFYRNLLEAAKVRKAGLRVLLKTAIQNRLEDTDVYRTLLAALETRLCHNLRRDYESTKDSLVDGLRCGIKKQLKLVEHAKDDNASLENVVVRNEITVAVGRLVMTHLALVQKPIRTIEEEVQFIRHREMDINAVIDYLADWCEKQADIERQQMIQSLKSQSEMRLSIKNTHSMNQTANTSKYRQVSDIADHSVKKLYKIYVEDVLMHEYRGSFEEASKDWYVRYRKGKSPTSGGLPQHTDIYREMTMLRALSEKEKAEQEKKSHFLLLQGTSSLVQEHSHVLAIGMERCDVSLNDVILSLQDEDREIWELDNGRKRTEYALGAVKGLQFMHENGFVHRDVKPHNFLVKYGYDGANDTVKICAIGHTEEMANMQTGYGTRQYCAPEVVTSEAYSFKADIYSLGLVLWEMWYCAKLSCEPGKTPSLEPEPEGVFGGILSQCLQTCPANRPDSSYIIGELEKQLIAA; from the exons ATGGATCTCCCTGGACTCTTAGACCATGGAACTGCGCAAGTCTTGGAGTGTATTCCTGAATACCGCAATTTTATTATAGTTATCGATTGCTCGACTGAAATAAAACATACG TTGACTGATTTGCTGAGAGACATTCAGGACAATATCTGTAAACATGGTGGAATCTTCAATCCGACGTCAGTGCTATTTCTGCTGAACCGTATGGATCTGTTGGACGCGGATCCAAGCAAAGTGCCGAGGGAAactgaaattctaaaaataatcCAAACAATTTGGCCTGTTGTGATAGCCAGTCAGCTGCATATGGTGTCCTGCAGAAAA ATGTTGAAGGGAAAAGGACACCTAGGAGGCTTTAAAGATACGATCTGCAACTTCATTGAACTTACCAACCGTCGAAACTTAGAGGAACATTGCTA CTGGCTCACAAAACTACTGGAAGGTATCGCAGCCTACTTTGGAACAGGATACAACTGGTTGTCATTTGACAAATGTTTAGAAGGAATAAAAGAGCATGCAGATCACGACTATAAATGTCTTCAAAAAGAAATAGAAAGGCTATTGAATGGTAAATCACAGTTTTATAGAAATCTGCTTGAAGCAGCCAAGGTGAGGAAAGCGGGACTCCGAGTGCTGTTAAAGACAGCTATACAGAACCGCCTGGAGGATACTGACGTGTATAGAACGTTATTGGCAGCATTAGAAACACGTTTGTGTCACAATCTGAGAAGGGATTACGAATCAACTAAAGACAGTCTAGTTGATGGACTGAGATGTGGAATAAAAAAACAGCTAAAACTTGTTGAACATGCCAAAGATGATAATGCTTCACTGGAAAATGTCGTTGTCAGAAACGAAATCACGGTTGCCGTGGGTAGACTGGTGATGACACACTTGGCTTTAGTGCAAAAGCCAATCAGAACTATAGAAGAGGAAGTGCAGTTTATTCGGCATAGGGAAATGGATATCAACGCTGTTATTGACTACTTAGCGGACTGGTGTGAAAAGCAAGCAGATATCGAGAGGCAACAAATGATACAGTCATTAAAATCGCAAAGTGAAATGAGACTCAGTATAAAAAATACTCATTCAATGAATCAAACAGCAAACACCAGTAAATACAGGCAAGTGTCTGATATTGCAGATCACAGCGTAAAGAAACTCTATAAGATATACGTGGAAGACGTGCTTATGCACGAATACCGTGGCAGCTTTGAAGAAGCTTCCAAAGACTGGTATGTACGTTATCGTAAAGGGAAGAGTCCCACCTCTGGCGGTTTACCACAGCATACTGACATATACCGAGAAATGACTATGTTAAG AGCGTTGTCTGAGAAAGAAAAGGCAGAACAGGAAAAGAAAAGTCATTTTCTACTTCTTCAGGGTACCTCGTCCCTGGTGCAGGAGCACAGTCACGTGCTCGCGATAGGAATGGAGAGGTGTGACGTCTCTCTGAATGACGTCATATTGAGTCTACAAGACGAAGATAGAGAAATCTGGGAACTGGACAATGGCAGGAAGAGAACTGAATATGCATTGGGCGCAGTGAAGGGATTACAATTCATGCATGAAAACGGATTTGTGCATCGAGATGTCAAGCCTCATAATTTCTTG GTGAAGTATGGTTATGACGGAGCAAATGATACGGTAAAAATCTGTGCCATTGGGCACACGGAAGAAATGGCGAATATGCAAACAGGCTACGGGACGAGACAATACTGTGCCCCAGAGGTAGTCACGTCAGAGGCGTATTCCTTCAAGGCCGATATTTACAGCCTCGGTCTCGTACTTTGGGAAATGTGGTATTGTGCGAAACTAAGCTGTGAACCCGGTAA